A stretch of the Corylus avellana chromosome ca6, CavTom2PMs-1.0 genome encodes the following:
- the LOC132185491 gene encoding disease resistance protein RUN1-like, whose protein sequence is MTSFMAACHGTSSFSSSSFTPRWAYDVFLSFRGKDTRKTFTAHLYAALRRNGINTFIDNKLRSGEEISPTLLKAIEESQISIIVLSKNYASSGWCLDELMKILECRKTKGQQFLPLFYDVDPWEVQRQTNCVKIAFANLKEKFKDDQLKLKRWETALVEVANLSGRPLDNKYF, encoded by the coding sequence ATGACTTCTTTCATGGCAGCCTGTCACGGAACCTCTTCCttttcctcctcctctttcACTCCTAGATGGGCTTATgatgtattcttgagttttagaggtaAAGATACTCGCAAAACTTTTACTGCTCATTTATACGCAGCATTACGTCGAAACGGAATCAACACCTTCATAGACAACAAGCTTAGAAGTGGAGAGGAAATTTCACCAACACTTCTCAAAGCCATTGAAGAGTCGCAGATTTCAATTATTGTACTTTCTAAAAACTACGCATCATCTGGATGGTGCTTGGACGAGTTAATGAAGATCCTTGAGTGTAGAAAAACTAAGGGACAACAGTTTCTGCCGTTGTTCTACGACGTAGATCCATGGGAAGTACAGCGTCAAACCAATTGTGTTAAAATAGCATTTGCTAACCTTAAAGAAAAATTCAAGGATGATCAATTGAAGCTGAAGAGGTGGGAGACAGCCCTAGTAGAAGTGGCCAATTTGTCTGGGAGGCCTTTGGATAACAAGTATTTCTAA
- the LOC132185490 gene encoding disease resistance protein RUN1-like: MVGIFGTGGIGKTTLTKAIYNSIASQFEGSCFLENIRETFSQMDGLMILQNKLLSTILGDSSLMVDNVDRGIILIQDRLRSLRVLLILDDVDQSDQLEKLIGKDDCGIEELKDKCLITQSHYGLLEMHDLLQEMGREIVRQESPKEPGQRSRLWFHEDVRHVLEENTGTNEVEGILVNLPNRDPIHLSLKAFKKMKSLKMFINNNACFSGEPNFLSNELRVFDWLTYPGEYFPSNFCGKKLAILRMPFSRLKELKGVQNSQNLTILDFNGCEFLKEIHDVSRIPNLQKLDLACCGNLVKIDHSVGFLDKLVCLNLFCCSNLMDFPRSLKLRSLKSLCLWGCLSLKNFSKIECQMEYLEKINFTYMGAEELPSSIGCLVGLKELYLGGCTNLMDLSDEIYQLQHLECLSLRGCSKVVEFLKKVEDNGQSMPSIVYTKESEISSEDELHQLSSPTKTSDSDDGCSWITFSKLPELEHSNYAPLGSNFLKTFACCSTLTILNLSASDIVALPSCIRKFVGLKKLCMEDCKQLQQIQFLPPNVEEVHAKGCLSLKMFLEEPIKSQCFNIPPELVGDAALQLLSLRNSVETELYYPISLRVLDLSSSPIVTLPSCIRKFVRLKKLYMEDCKQLQQIQFLPPNVEEVHAKGCLSLEIFFEEPTKSQCFNIPPELVGDGTVFAALQLLSLRNSVETESYYPISLRVLDLSKEPTKSQYLSLSVLDLSSSPIVTLPSCLRKCVGLCKLYLDDCKQLRDIRGLPPNVWQVHARADIRGLPLYVWQVDFLTEMTSLWWESECLSVELRTGPLLRPHKQAHRSRILKTRVSLHGQPAVEGGAAGANGVSPTDDLAPPHDRMRGCLL, translated from the exons ATGGTAGGGATCTTCGGAACtggtggaattggtaagacaactctcACCAAAGCCATCTACAACTCGATTGCCTCTCAATTTgaaggtagttgttttcttgaaaacattagaGAAACTTTCAGCCAAATGGACGGTTTGATGattttgcaaaataaacttctttctacGATCCTAGGAGACTCAAGTCTAATGGTTGACAATGTTGATCGGGGAATTATTTTGATACAGGATAGGCTTCGTAGTTTGAGGGTACTTCtaattcttgatgatgtggatcaatCAGACCAATTAGAAAAGCTAATTGGAAAAGATGATTG TGGCATCGAAGAACTAAAGGACAAGTGTCTCATAACTCAGTCTCACTATGGATTATTGGAGATGCATGACTTGCTGCAAGAAATGGGaagagaaattgttcgacaagaatcacccAAAGAACCTGGTCAGCGTAGTagattgtggtttcatgaagatgttcGACATGTCCTAGAAGAAAATACT GGAACAAACGAAGTTGAGGGCATATTGGTAAATTTGCCTAATCGAGACCCGATACACTTGAGTCTCAAAGCTTTCAAAAAGATGAAGAGTCtcaaaatgtttataaacaatAATGCATGCTTTTCTGGAGAGCctaattttctttctaatgaGTTAAGAGTGTTTGATTGGCTTACATATCCTGGAGAatattttccatccaatttttGTGGAAAGAAACTTGCTATTCTAAGAATGCCATTTAGTCGTCTCAAGGAATTGAAGGGAGTCCAG AATTCCCAAAACCTGACCATTTTGGATTTTAATGGTTGTGAATTCCTAAAAGAAATCCATGATGTTTCAAGGATTCCAAATTTACAGAAATTAGATCTTGCTTGTTGCGGAAATTTAGTTAAGATTGATCATTCTGTGGGATTCCTTGATAAGCTTGTTTGTTTGAATCTTTTTTGTTGCTCTAATCTTATGGATTTCCCAAGAAGCCTCAAGTTGAGATCTCTCAAATCACTTTGCCTTTGGGGTTGCTTAAGTCTTAAGAACTTTTCTAAAATAGAGTGTCAAATGGAATATTTAGAGAAAATCAACTTTACATATATGGGTGCAGAGGAATTGCCTTCATCTATTGGGTGCCTCGTTGGGCTTAAAGAATTATATCTAGGTGGCTGCACAAACCTAATGGATCTTTCAGATGAAATTTATCAATTGCAACATTTAGAGTGTCTTTCTCTCCGAGGTTGTTCAAAAGTCGTTGAGTTTCTAAAGAAGGTGGAGGATAATGGACAATCCATGCCCTCTATTGTATATACAAAGGAATCTGAAATTTCATCAGAGGACGAATTACACCAATTGTCATCTCCGACGAAAACAAGCGATTCTGATGATGGTTGTTCCTGGATAACATTTTCGAAACTTCCAGAGTTGGAACATAGTAATTATGCTCCATTAGGATCAAATTTCTTGAAGACATTTGCTTGCTGCTCTACGTTGACCATTTTAAATCTATCTGCGAGTGATATTGTTGCCCTTCCTTCATGCATCAGAAAATTTGTTGGATTGAAGAAGCTTTGCATGGAAGATTGCAAGCAACTTCAACAAATTCAATTTCTTCCACCAAATGTAGAAGAAGTGCATGCTAAGGGGTGCTTGTCactgaaaatgtttttggaaGAACCTATAAAATCTCAATGTTTTAATATACCACCCGAACTTGTGGGGGATGCGGCATTGCAATTATTGAGTCTTCGAAATAGTGTTGAAACAGAATTATATTACCCTATCAGTTTGAGAGTTCTAGATCTATCAAGTAGTCCTATTGTTACCCTTCCTTCATGCATCAGAAAATTTGTTAGATTGAAGAAACTTTACATGGAAGATTGCAAGCAACTTCAACAAATTCAATTTCTTCCACCAAATGTAGAAGAAGTGCATGCTAAGGGGTGCTTGTCATTGgaaatattttttgaagaacCTACAAAATCTCAATGTTTTAATATACCACCCGAACTTGTGGGGGATGGAACGGTGTTTGCGGCATTGCAATTATTGAGTCTTCGAAATAGTGTTGAAACAGAATCATATTACCCTATCAGTTTGAGAGTTCTAGATCTATCAA AAGAACCTACAAAATCTCAATATTTGAGTTTGAGTGTTCTAGATCTATCAAGTAGTCCAATTGTTACCCTTCCTTCATGCCTCAGAAAATGTGTTGGATTGTGTAAGCTGTACTTGGACGATTGCAAGCAACTTCGAGATATTCGAGGTCTTCCACCGAATGTATGGCAGGTACATGCTCGTGCAGATATTCGAGGTCTTCCACTGTATGTATGGCAG GTTGATTTTCTAACAGAGATGACAAGCCTCTGGTGGGAATCCGAGTGTCTTTCCGTGGAGCTGCGCACAGGACCCCTGTTGAGACCTCACAAGCAGGCGCATCGGAGCAGGATTTTGAAGACCCGAGTGTCTTTGCATGGACAGCCGGCAGTTGAAGGAGGGGCTGCTGGGGCCAATGGGGTAAGCCCAACAGATGACCTTGCTCCACCTCACGATCGAATGCGCGGATGCCTTTTGTAA
- the LOC132185790 gene encoding uncharacterized protein LOC132185790, with product MLVTRKSFIFNSPTSYPFVRRNGRKFGISMAKKKDLSDNSRAQQETIFPLRISTPILARSIVAVLGLGFIDAGYSGDWSRIGVISKETEDLLKLAAFVVPPLCIFLIFSFYREPEA from the exons ATGCTGGTCACAAGAAAGAGCTTTATCTTCAACAGCCCGACTTCTTATCCGTTTGTGAGGAGAAATGGCAGAAAATTTGGAATCTCAATGGCTAAGAAGAAAGATTTGTCTGATAATTCCAGAGCCCAGCAAGAAACCATTTTCCCACTGAGAATCTCCACCCCAATTCTTGCTCGCTCTATTGTGGCAGTGCTTGGGCTGGGATTCATCGATGCTGG GTACAGTGGAGACTGGTCAAGGATTGGAGTGATATCAAAGGAGACTGAGGACTTGCTAAAGCTTGCAGCTTTTGTAGTTCCACCTTTGTgtatctttctcattttttctttctacagGGAACCAGAAgcttga